TGCGAGGCAAGGTTGTCGTCCTCGGTACCGACTCTCGTCTTTTCGACCCAGAAATAACCGCTGACGAATTACTCACTTCGAAGTGCTTTTTCGATATCGAGAGCAAGTTGCTGAAGCGCTTCATTGTAAGCCCCAATAAGCGTTTCTGGTTCACCAACAGTCCATTCTAAGGACTCCGACACGAATTGGCCGGAAACGGTGTTTTCATTCGTACGTTTTAAAGACCAGCGTACAACGACGTGCACATCACCCAAATCCGTTGCTCCAAAACTTTGAAAATAAAGTGAAAGACGGGATGCTTCCGTTGACGTATTCGGCCATGGGTAATACCCGATAATCGTACCGATATCCGAGCCTGAGAAATACATAGACATGGCACGCGCGATTCCTTCAGCGAGGGGCTCGGCCCAACGGGAACCTGTCATACTCTCCACTTCTCCGCTGGCCGAACGGTAACTCAAGCGCTTATCGTCGAGGTAGGTCGGTACTTGCGGACGCATGATATAAATAACTTCTCCCGACTTCAGGTTTGGCACATCAAGAGTCATACCCACGGGGCCCAAAGTGAAGCTCTCGCTCTGCGAAGGTACCGGTTTTAAATTAACACAACCCCAAAAGCCGAACAAACAGAGTGAAACTGTAAAAATAAACGCTGCTTTATGCATATAAGTGATAGGCTACTCCGGATTTGGACGACCGGTCAGGATTGAATTGGGATTTTCCTCGAGATAATCAGACAAGGCTCGTATGGAGCGGGCGGCACGGGTCAACTCGCGTAGCATTGATTCAAGCTCGTAGCGCAGGCTCCCGTCCGGCGCCATCATTTCATCCGCTTGAGTTGTCAGTTTTTGCAAGCCCTGGAGTGTCGTCGTCAGGCTGGACGTCCAGGTATTGAGTTTTTCCGCTAAAGGACCGTCCTCGATATTGAAGGATTTCACCGTCCGGGAAATCTCTCTCATGGCCTCTTGAGCATCTTCGATGGTTTGCGAAAATTCCCCGGACTGCATGAAGGTCGTCACCGAATCAGCCGCTTTGGTCACAGAGCGACTGATTTCCCTGGAATCAATTCCCTCCAGAACCACTGCCGTATTTTCAAGAACACGGTTAACATTATTGTTCAGTTGATCGATATCCAACTCACTGAGATCCGCAATAATGGCCGCGACATCGTCGGTAATCTCGTCGAGCGAGGAACTGAGTGTCGGGATTTCCATCATTTCACTGTCTCCGACCAAGTGCCACTGCAGTCCGTTGCTGCGTTCCGGATCAAAACTGAATTCTACAAAAAGCTGGCCCGTAATAAAACTCTCCAAGCTCAATTCAGCAACCAACCCGCGATCAATCGAATCCTTGATAAATACTGGATCAAAAGCCTCATCCATCACACCGAGATCATTTTCAAGACGTGTGCGATCGATCTTGATAATAACCGGGATGGCCGTCGAATCGGAATGCTGCCCTTGTGCCCGGATCATGATGCGCTCCACCGAACCGACCGGCACACCGCGAAACTTAACCAGCGAACCTTCGTTGAGCCCGTTCACCGATTGATCAAAAAAAAGAATGAATCGTGTATTTTTACCAAGAAAGCTGGAGGAGCCCAAAAACATCACCATACCTACCAGAAGCAGCAGCGAAGCCGCAACAAAAGCACCGATTAATCTAGGACTGGGTCGATTCATGTTCAATTAATTCGAGTGTTCTGAGCTAATGTGTGGATTTGTTCAATCATTTGCTGGATCCCGCCCTTCGTGACCAAGCTCGCCCCGTTTAAGGAAATTCCGTACTTTACCGTCAACCGAGTCGTCATCGATGAGGTCGTTCGGGTTCCCGTCACACAGTGCAGACTTCGTATCCGCGTCCAGAAAGAGCGCGCTGTCGGCTATGGCAAAAATGCTGGACAGTTCATGGGTCACCACGACCACAGTCGCGCCAAGAGCGTCACGCAGCTCGAGAATCAAATCATCCAGCCGACGGGAGCTGAGCGGATCCAGCCCGGCAGATGGCTCATCGAAAAACAATATCTGAGGATCCAGGGCGATCGCACGTGCGAGACCGGCCCGCTTACGCATTCCGCCACTGAGCTCAGAGGGATAGCGTTGCCCGAATCCGGCCAGTCCCACCAATGAGAGTTTGAATTCCACAACGTCACGAATCTCGTCCCTCGTTAGCTTTGTGTAAGACTCCAGAGGAAGCGCGACGTTCTCGGCGACACTCATCGAACTCCAAAGCGCGCCCCCCTGAAACAATACCCCGAAGCGTCGGCAGAAACTATCTCCGACCGTTTCCTCGGGGTCGAACAACGCGCCGTCGTAAAAAATTTGCCCCTGGCGGCTGCGCTCAAGTCCAATCATATGCTTCAGCAAAGTACTTTTGCCGCAACCACTGCCCCCCATGATCACTTTCACCTCACCCCGTTTCACGGAAAAGTTCAGCGACTTCATGACGACAAAATCACCATAGGCCATGGTTAGATTCTTCACCGAAATTTTCTGTAGAGTATCCTCCATGATTATACTCCCAGGATGTGAAACATTACTGCGAAAACCGCATCAGCAATCACGATCCAGGTGATGGCAGTCACCACTGCCGAGGTCGCGGCCAAGCCCACTGCGGTGGCATCTTTCCCGCAGTTCAATCCACGGTAGCAGCCTGCCATCGCAACAATCAGGCCGAAAACCGCGCTTTTGAAAATTCCCACCGCGAAATCAGTCGTCGAAACGGCATGATCAATTTGATTGATGTACTGGGTCACACTGACATCTGAAATTGTGGTTGCCACCACCATGCCCCCGGCGATCGAAACCGCATTGGCGAAG
The window above is part of the Coraliomargarita sinensis genome. Proteins encoded here:
- a CDS encoding PqiC family protein, whose translation is MHKAAFIFTVSLCLFGFWGCVNLKPVPSQSESFTLGPVGMTLDVPNLKSGEVIYIMRPQVPTYLDDKRLSYRSASGEVESMTGSRWAEPLAEGIARAMSMYFSGSDIGTIIGYYPWPNTSTEASRLSLYFQSFGATDLGDVHVVVRWSLKRTNENTVSGQFVSESLEWTVGEPETLIGAYNEALQQLALDIEKALRSE
- a CDS encoding MlaD family protein, which produces MNRPSPRLIGAFVAASLLLLVGMVMFLGSSSFLGKNTRFILFFDQSVNGLNEGSLVKFRGVPVGSVERIMIRAQGQHSDSTAIPVIIKIDRTRLENDLGVMDEAFDPVFIKDSIDRGLVAELSLESFITGQLFVEFSFDPERSNGLQWHLVGDSEMMEIPTLSSSLDEITDDVAAIIADLSELDIDQLNNNVNRVLENTAVVLEGIDSREISRSVTKAADSVTTFMQSGEFSQTIEDAQEAMREISRTVKSFNIEDGPLAEKLNTWTSSLTTTLQGLQKLTTQADEMMAPDGSLRYELESMLRELTRAARSIRALSDYLEENPNSILTGRPNPE
- a CDS encoding ABC transporter ATP-binding protein, which gives rise to MEDTLQKISVKNLTMAYGDFVVMKSLNFSVKRGEVKVIMGGSGCGKSTLLKHMIGLERSRQGQIFYDGALFDPEETVGDSFCRRFGVLFQGGALWSSMSVAENVALPLESYTKLTRDEIRDVVEFKLSLVGLAGFGQRYPSELSGGMRKRAGLARAIALDPQILFFDEPSAGLDPLSSRRLDDLILELRDALGATVVVVTHELSSIFAIADSALFLDADTKSALCDGNPNDLIDDDSVDGKVRNFLKRGELGHEGRDPAND